In Xenorhabdus nematophila ATCC 19061, one DNA window encodes the following:
- the speG gene encoding spermidine N1-acetyltransferase codes for MPNGSKNLPVNLRPLEREDLRFVHQLDNNASVMRYWFEEPYEAFVELCDLYDKHIHDQSERRFIIESMNSKVGLVELVEIDYVHRRAEFQIIIAPAHQGQGYATVAVKLAMEYAFAVLNLYKLYLIVDKENSKAIHIYNKLGFHTEGELIDEFFVNGSYHTAIRMCTFQHHYFANKARES; via the coding sequence ATGCCGAATGGTTCAAAAAATTTACCTGTCAACTTACGTCCCCTTGAACGGGAAGATCTACGTTTTGTTCATCAACTTGATAATAATGCCAGTGTCATGCGTTATTGGTTTGAAGAACCTTATGAGGCTTTTGTTGAGTTATGCGATCTCTATGACAAACACATCCATGACCAAAGTGAGCGCCGTTTTATTATCGAAAGCATGAATTCCAAAGTGGGGTTAGTCGAATTAGTCGAAATTGATTACGTCCACCGCCGGGCAGAATTTCAAATTATCATTGCCCCGGCTCATCAGGGACAGGGTTATGCCACAGTAGCCGTTAAACTTGCGATGGAATATGCTTTCGCTGTCCTGAATCTCTATAAACTGTATCTGATTGTTGATAAAGAGAATTCAAAAGCCATTCACATATACAATAAGTTGGGGTTTCATACCGAAGGTGAATTAATCGATGAATTTTTTGTAAATGGCTCTTATCATACAGCCATTCGGATGTGTACTTTCCAACACCACTATTTTGCCAATAAAGCCCGTGAGTCCTAA
- the ppk1 gene encoding polyphosphate kinase 1: protein MSHDRLYTEKELSWLSFNERVLQEAADKSNPLIERMRFLGIYSNNLDEFYKVRFADVKRRILISEEQGSATNARQLLKKIQNKVARTDQEFDYLYNELLLEMARNQIFLINERQISPNQQIWLRQFFRQHLRPHITPIVINSETNLVEFLKDDYTYLAVEIIRGQEIRYALLEIPSDKVPRFVNLPPEMPKKRKSMILLDNILRYTLDEIFKGFFDYDALNVYSMKMTRDSEYDLATEMESSLLELMSSTLKQRLTAEPVRFVYQRDMPDEMVELLRGKLGLSNDDSVIAGGRYHNFKDFIKFPNEGNRNLLNKPMPRLRHTWFDHFRNGFDAIREKDVLLYYPYHTFEHVLELLRQASFDPSVISIKINIYRVAKDSRIIDSVIHAAHNGKKVTVVVELQARFDEEANIHWAKRLTEAGVHVIFSAPGLKIHAKLFIISRLEGESIIRYAHIGTGNFNEKTARLYTDYSLLTAKPEVTNEVRRVFNFIENPYRPVTFDNLMVSPQNSRAMLNQLITQEIENAKAGEAAGITLKINNLVDKELVDRLYDASEAGVKVRILVRGMCSLVPNQSGFSENIQVTSIVDRFLEHDRVYVFTNKGHEKVFLSSADWMTRNIDYRIEVAVCLLDSMLKQQVIDILELQFNDTVKARYIDKELSNRYVPRGNKRKIRAQIAIYDYLKNLEQPEPRA, encoded by the coding sequence ATGTCCCACGATCGTCTCTATACCGAAAAAGAACTAAGCTGGCTCTCTTTCAACGAACGTGTACTTCAGGAGGCCGCTGACAAAAGTAACCCGCTGATTGAAAGAATGAGGTTTTTAGGGATCTACTCCAATAACCTGGACGAATTTTATAAAGTCCGCTTTGCCGATGTCAAACGGCGTATTCTGATCAGTGAAGAGCAAGGCTCAGCCACCAATGCCCGGCAATTGTTGAAAAAAATTCAGAACAAAGTCGCCAGGACCGACCAAGAATTTGACTATCTTTATAACGAACTGCTGCTGGAAATGGCCCGTAATCAGATTTTTTTGATTAATGAGCGGCAAATATCCCCAAACCAACAAATCTGGCTACGGCAATTCTTTCGCCAGCACTTACGCCCGCACATTACGCCAATTGTCATTAATTCAGAAACCAATTTGGTTGAGTTTTTGAAGGATGATTATACCTATCTGGCCGTTGAAATTATCCGTGGGCAAGAAATTCGATATGCTCTGTTGGAAATCCCATCCGATAAAGTCCCTCGTTTCGTCAACCTGCCCCCAGAAATGCCAAAAAAACGTAAGTCAATGATATTGCTTGATAATATTCTTCGCTATACGTTAGATGAAATTTTCAAGGGGTTCTTCGATTACGATGCGTTAAACGTTTACTCCATGAAAATGACCCGTGACTCTGAGTACGATCTGGCAACAGAAATGGAGTCCAGCCTGCTGGAACTGATGTCCTCCACGCTGAAACAAAGATTGACGGCAGAACCTGTGCGGTTTGTCTATCAACGTGATATGCCTGACGAAATGGTGGAACTGCTGCGGGGTAAATTAGGCTTGTCCAATGATGACTCGGTGATTGCAGGTGGCCGCTATCACAATTTTAAAGATTTCATCAAATTCCCCAACGAAGGAAACCGGAATCTGCTGAATAAGCCCATGCCACGGTTACGCCACACTTGGTTTGATCATTTCCGCAATGGTTTTGATGCCATTCGTGAAAAAGATGTCCTGCTTTATTATCCTTATCACACATTTGAACATGTGCTGGAATTACTGCGTCAGGCCTCTTTCGACCCTAGTGTGATCTCTATCAAGATTAATATTTACCGTGTTGCAAAAGACTCGCGCATTATTGACTCTGTGATCCATGCGGCCCACAACGGCAAAAAAGTCACTGTTGTGGTGGAATTACAAGCACGCTTTGATGAAGAAGCCAATATTCACTGGGCGAAACGTCTCACCGAAGCAGGTGTACATGTTATTTTTTCTGCTCCTGGCCTGAAAATTCACGCTAAGTTGTTCATCATTTCTCGCCTTGAAGGGGAGAGCATTATCCGTTATGCCCATATCGGTACAGGAAATTTCAATGAAAAAACGGCGCGTTTATATACTGATTATTCTCTGTTAACCGCCAAACCTGAAGTCACCAATGAAGTACGCCGAGTGTTTAACTTCATTGAAAACCCTTATCGCCCGGTCACATTTGATAACTTAATGGTATCACCGCAAAATTCACGCGCAATGCTCAACCAATTGATCACGCAGGAAATTGAAAATGCAAAAGCGGGTGAAGCAGCAGGTATTACCTTAAAAATCAATAATCTTGTGGATAAAGAATTGGTAGATCGGCTTTATGATGCCTCAGAAGCGGGTGTCAAAGTGCGTATTCTGGTGCGAGGCATGTGCTCTCTGGTGCCAAATCAATCGGGTTTTAGTGAAAACATCCAGGTCACCAGTATTGTGGATCGTTTCTTGGAGCACGATCGCGTTTACGTTTTCACCAATAAAGGCCATGAAAAAGTTTTCCTTTCCTCTGCCGACTGGATGACCCGCAATATCGATTATCGTATAGAAGTTGCAGTTTGCCTGCTTGATTCCATGCTGAAACAACAAGTTATAGATATTCTGGAATTACAATTCAATGATACTGTCAAGGCACGTTATATTGATAAGGAATTAAGTAATCGCTATGTTCCAAGGGGAAACAAGCGTAAAATCCGCGCGCAAATTGCGATTTATGATTACCTCAAAAATCTTGAACAACCGGAACCAAGAGCTTGA
- the ppx gene encoding exopolyphosphatase: protein MPLKHDTPMPKPQEIATIDLGSNSFHMVIARIVNGALQVIGRLKKRVYLADGLNSKNELSEEAINRGLACLSLFAERLQGFSADNVCLVGTHSLREATNAQEFLKRAKEVIPYPIEIISGHEEARLIFMGVEHTQPEKGRKLVIDIGGGSTELVIGEDFEPLLIESRRMGCVSFARQFFPDAVISEHNFRKARLQAEQKLENLVWQFRTKGWDFALGASGTIKAIHELLVELGEKDGLITPERLNMLVKRVLKYKNFNALDLPGISDDRKQTFVPGLSILCGIFDALHIQELRLSQGALREGVLYEMEDRFRHQDIRQRTAKSLAEHYNIDREQADRVWRTAKNLYNQWAEQNAKRVHPQLESILLWAAMLHEVGLSINLSGLQRHSAYILQHTDLPGFNQEQQSLLATLVRYHRKAVKVHEHPRFYLFKKKQYLPMLKILRLATLLNNQRQSTTTPDTLRLDTEHGHWTLYLPKNYLTQNALVLLDLEKEQDYWSDVTGWNLHIKEEST, encoded by the coding sequence ATGCCGTTGAAACACGACACCCCTATGCCAAAACCTCAGGAAATTGCCACTATTGATCTCGGTTCCAATAGTTTTCATATGGTCATCGCCCGGATTGTTAACGGCGCATTACAGGTTATTGGACGTTTAAAAAAACGGGTTTACCTTGCCGATGGTTTAAACAGTAAAAACGAATTAAGCGAGGAAGCCATAAACCGTGGCCTTGCTTGTCTTTCTTTATTTGCAGAGCGCTTACAGGGTTTTTCCGCAGATAATGTCTGTTTGGTAGGCACTCATAGCTTACGAGAAGCGACTAATGCGCAAGAATTTTTGAAGCGGGCGAAAGAGGTTATCCCTTACCCAATTGAGATCATCTCAGGCCATGAAGAAGCCCGTCTGATTTTTATGGGTGTTGAGCATACCCAACCAGAAAAAGGCCGGAAGTTGGTGATTGATATCGGGGGTGGGTCAACGGAACTGGTTATCGGTGAAGATTTCGAACCCCTCTTAATCGAAAGCCGCCGCATGGGTTGCGTCAGTTTTGCCCGCCAATTCTTTCCTGATGCGGTGATCAGTGAACATAATTTCCGTAAAGCACGTCTTCAGGCCGAACAAAAGCTGGAAAATCTTGTCTGGCAATTCCGGACAAAAGGATGGGATTTTGCTTTGGGTGCATCAGGAACAATTAAAGCGATCCATGAACTTTTGGTTGAACTGGGTGAAAAAGATGGTTTGATTACGCCAGAACGCCTCAATATGCTAGTGAAACGTGTGCTGAAGTATAAGAATTTCAACGCACTGGATTTACCGGGTATTTCAGATGACCGCAAACAAACTTTTGTCCCCGGCCTTTCAATCTTGTGTGGTATTTTCGATGCCCTGCATATTCAGGAATTACGCCTGTCTCAAGGTGCACTCAGGGAAGGCGTACTTTACGAAATGGAAGATCGCTTCCGTCATCAGGATATTCGCCAGAGAACCGCGAAAAGTCTCGCTGAACACTACAATATCGACCGGGAACAGGCCGACCGCGTTTGGCGTACCGCCAAAAATCTTTATAATCAATGGGCGGAACAAAACGCTAAGCGAGTGCATCCACAATTGGAATCTATTCTATTGTGGGCAGCCATGCTGCATGAAGTCGGTTTAAGCATTAATCTTAGCGGATTACAACGCCATTCCGCCTATATTCTGCAACATACCGATTTACCCGGGTTTAACCAAGAACAGCAATCCTTGCTGGCAACACTGGTCCGCTATCATCGTAAAGCGGTGAAAGTGCATGAGCATCCCCGCTTCTATCTGTTCAAGAAAAAGCAATATCTTCCTATGCTCAAGATATTACGACTGGCAACCTTGTTGAATAACCAGCGTCAATCTACCACGACCCCGGATACGCTAAGGTTAGACACTGAGCATGGTCATTGGACTCTCTACCTGCCCAAAAACTATTTAACGCAAAATGCCCTTGTGCTGCTCGATCTGGAGAAAGAACAGGATTATTGGAGTGATGTGACGGGTTGGAACTTACACATTAAAGAAGAATCGACTTAA
- the mgtE gene encoding magnesium transporter — protein MLQPAFTPNNAAVANQHSQKLAHVRQRLLSIFINDKRFVDTLLGQADESSAISDEQLLENIEEVSALLLDLHAADIADILEALPYDERLALWKLIDNNHRGEVLVEASTPIWDNLIKGMSDVGLLRAIGTLHVDEQAYIAEHLPRETSRRLLTYLEPSQRNRIREVLQYHKDSIGQMMDFEFVTVRDNVTLNTVQRFLRSRGSIPETTDKIFVIDRKNRLQGELPLTLLLTSSPDKLVAEVMHTETVTFLPEQKGEDAASAFERYDLISAAVVDNNGRLLGRLTVEDIVDTLSEETDTNIRRMGGLSREEDVFAPVGQAVKTRWTWLAINLCTAFVASRVIGLFEHTISQLVALATLMPIVAGIGGNTGNQTITMIVRALALHQIQTGSFSYLLLRELGVALINGIIWGGIMGIVTYLLYSDLAMGGVMTMAMVLNLLMAALMGVLIPLVMMKLGRDPAIGSSVMITAITDTGGFFIFLGLATLFLV, from the coding sequence ATGTTACAACCAGCTTTTACACCGAATAATGCGGCTGTTGCCAACCAACATTCCCAAAAGCTGGCGCATGTTCGTCAACGCCTGCTCTCAATATTCATTAACGATAAACGATTTGTCGATACGTTATTAGGCCAAGCTGATGAATCTTCCGCCATCAGCGATGAACAGTTATTGGAGAACATAGAGGAGGTCAGTGCATTACTGCTCGACCTGCATGCCGCCGATATCGCCGATATTTTAGAAGCTTTACCTTATGATGAGCGTCTCGCGTTATGGAAGCTGATTGACAACAATCACCGTGGTGAAGTTTTAGTTGAAGCCTCGACTCCCATTTGGGATAACTTAATCAAAGGCATGTCTGATGTTGGGCTATTGCGCGCCATTGGTACGTTGCATGTGGATGAACAGGCCTACATCGCAGAACATCTTCCCAGAGAAACTTCACGCCGTCTGCTGACCTATCTGGAACCAAGCCAGCGCAACCGCATCCGCGAAGTGTTGCAATACCACAAAGACAGTATCGGCCAGATGATGGATTTCGAATTTGTGACTGTACGGGATAACGTTACACTCAATACAGTCCAGCGCTTTTTGCGTTCACGGGGTTCTATCCCTGAAACTACCGATAAGATATTTGTTATTGATCGTAAAAACCGCCTTCAGGGAGAACTACCTCTCACTCTCTTGCTCACCAGCTCGCCGGATAAATTAGTTGCCGAAGTGATGCACACAGAGACTGTCACTTTCTTACCAGAACAAAAAGGCGAAGATGCAGCCAGTGCATTCGAACGTTATGACTTAATTTCCGCCGCCGTGGTCGATAACAACGGACGTTTACTGGGACGCTTAACCGTCGAAGACATTGTTGATACGTTAAGTGAAGAAACCGACACCAATATCCGTCGGATGGGGGGATTAAGCCGCGAAGAAGATGTTTTCGCTCCCGTAGGACAGGCGGTTAAAACTCGCTGGACATGGCTTGCAATAAACCTGTGTACCGCATTTGTGGCTTCCAGAGTCATCGGTTTGTTTGAACATACCATTTCCCAGCTGGTTGCCCTTGCGACTCTGATGCCTATTGTCGCCGGTATTGGGGGTAATACCGGCAACCAAACCATTACGATGATTGTTCGTGCCCTCGCACTTCACCAGATACAAACAGGCAGCTTTTCTTATCTACTGTTAAGGGAGCTTGGTGTTGCCCTGATCAACGGTATTATTTGGGGTGGAATAATGGGGATTGTTACCTATCTGCTTTATAGTGATCTCGCTATGGGTGGTGTGATGACAATGGCGATGGTATTGAATTTGTTAATGGCTGCACTGATGGGTGTGTTGATCCCGTTGGTTATGATGAAATTAGGAAGAGACCCTGCCATTGGTTCCAGTGTTATGATTACTGCAATTACAGATACAGGTGGTTTTTTTATCTTTTTGGGATTAGCCACCCTGTTTTTAGTTTAA
- a CDS encoding MdtA/MuxA family multidrug efflux RND transporter periplasmic adaptor subunit has translation MNNKSRSYFYRLAAVLAVIVVVVFFVWKYFNAPATADKNEDPESQQSVHNPAQPPVQVATAEIKSVPHYLGGLGTVQAAKTVTVTSLVEGQLMALHFNEGQSVKEGDLLAVIDPRPLQVKLARAQGQYAKDQATLTNAKQDLIRYQQLAKSKLIPLQDLDKQISLVRQSEASLKADQSDIDEAKLQLTYSRITAPISGRVGLKRIDVGNYVSAAGGTPIVVITQVDPIDVIFSLPENDLSAVLKAQKNHENVSVVAWDRNNKQELAQGKLLSIDNQIDVTTGTIKMKAQFENQNNALFPNQFVNIQMKVNTLQNAVVIPSAGLQIGNIGNFVWKVDKENKVSKHKVTAGLQNSQFVVISNGLSAHDRIVTDGIDQLTEGTKVEVVKPLAIESINAPDAQKNAAKSNNQQNDEVENP, from the coding sequence ATGAATAATAAAAGCCGTTCCTATTTTTACCGACTCGCTGCGGTGCTAGCCGTGATCGTCGTGGTAGTTTTCTTTGTGTGGAAATACTTCAATGCACCCGCTACAGCAGATAAAAACGAGGATCCAGAATCACAGCAGAGTGTACATAATCCTGCACAACCTCCTGTACAAGTGGCAACGGCCGAAATTAAATCTGTACCCCATTATTTGGGAGGATTGGGAACAGTGCAGGCGGCAAAGACAGTCACTGTTACCAGCCTTGTGGAAGGTCAGTTAATGGCATTGCATTTTAATGAAGGCCAATCTGTCAAAGAAGGGGATTTACTGGCCGTCATCGATCCCCGGCCTCTTCAAGTGAAACTGGCAAGAGCCCAAGGGCAATATGCTAAAGATCAGGCTACATTGACTAATGCTAAACAGGATTTAATTCGCTATCAGCAATTAGCAAAAAGTAAACTGATACCTCTACAAGATTTAGATAAACAAATTTCTTTGGTGCGTCAAAGCGAAGCCAGCCTGAAAGCAGATCAGTCAGATATTGACGAAGCAAAACTGCAATTGACTTACAGCCGCATCACCGCACCTATTTCTGGTCGTGTCGGCTTAAAACGTATTGATGTTGGAAATTATGTCTCTGCTGCGGGCGGAACCCCGATTGTCGTCATTACACAAGTCGACCCCATTGATGTGATATTCTCCTTACCTGAAAATGATCTCAGTGCTGTGCTGAAGGCGCAGAAAAATCACGAAAACGTTAGTGTTGTCGCATGGGATCGCAATAATAAACAGGAATTGGCACAAGGCAAGTTGCTGAGCATTGATAACCAAATTGATGTCACCACTGGCACAATTAAGATGAAAGCGCAGTTCGAAAACCAAAACAACGCGTTATTTCCTAATCAATTTGTCAATATTCAGATGAAAGTCAATACCCTTCAAAATGCTGTCGTTATCCCGAGCGCTGGGCTGCAAATAGGCAATATTGGCAATTTTGTCTGGAAAGTCGATAAAGAAAATAAGGTCAGCAAACATAAGGTCACTGCGGGTCTGCAAAACAGTCAATTTGTCGTCATCAGCAACGGCCTGTCAGCACATGATCGGATTGTCACCGATGGGATTGACCAATTGACCGAGGGCACCAAAGTCGAGGTAGTTAAACCTTTGGCAATTGAATCAATTAATGCTCCTGACGCTCAAAAGAATGCAGCAAAGTCAAATAACCAGCAAAATGATGAAGTGGAGAATCCGTAA
- a CDS encoding MdtB/MuxB family multidrug efflux RND transporter permease subunit, whose protein sequence is MQPDSPMTGGGPSRLFILRPVATTLFMVAILLAGLIGYRMLPVSALPQVDYPTIQVVTLYPGANPDVMTSAVTAPLERQFGQMSGLKQMSSRSSGGASVITLVFQLSLPLDVAEQDVQAAINSASNLLPEDLPYPPIYSKVNPADPPVLTLAVTSDAQPMTQVQDMVETRVAQRISQVSGVGLVTLAGGQRPAVRVKLNAQAIASQGLDSDVIRSAIMKANVNSAKGSFDGPTRSITISSNDQMKSVDDYRNLIVAYKNDAPIRLRDVASIEQGAENNKLGAWANEKPAIVINVQRQPGANVIDTTDNIRAMLPELISSLPKSVKVDVLTDRTVTIRHSVKDVQFELLLAIALVIMVIYLFLRNVTATLIPSIAVPLSLVGTFAVMYFCGFSVNNLTLMALTIATGFVVDDAIVVIENISRYIERGEKPLAAALKGAGEIGFTIISLTFSLIAVLIPLLFMGDIVGRLFREFAITLAVAILISAVVSLTLTPMMCARMLKSEAEIKHNRFEQACERFFERMIEIYAVFLKRVLNHPWITLGVAFGTMFLTALLYIMIPKGFFPLQDNGLIQGTLETPQSISFNAMTEKQRQVTRLLLQDPAVDNVTTFIGVDGNNPTLNNARLQITLKPISQRDDHIDEVIPRLQARIANVPNATLYLQPTQDLTIDTQVSRTQYQFTLQATSLDELSIWVPKLQNALKQRPELADIGNNWQDQGLVAYLNVNRDLASRFGISMAAVDNALYNAFGQRLISTIYTQSNQYRVILEQDTNNTSGLDALNNLYLTGNDGKMVPFNALATIEQRLGHLSINHLQQFPSVTFSFNVAKGSSLEQAVNAVQETEHAIQMPKSIVTQFQGATLAFQDALSNTLWLILAAVVAMYIVLGVLYESFIHPVTILSTLPTAGVGALLALMVGGYELDIIAIIGIILLIGIVKKNAIMMIDFALAAEREQGMTPYEAIYQACLLRFRPILMTTMAALLGALPLMLSTGIGAELRRPLGVSMVGGLIMSQILTLFTTPVIYLLFDQLAHYFRKNKQHDQDAPSNPVKLDKSSVNHQEPL, encoded by the coding sequence ATGCAACCTGATTCTCCAATGACTGGCGGGGGACCATCCCGCCTGTTTATTTTGCGCCCTGTCGCCACAACGCTGTTTATGGTTGCAATATTATTAGCAGGGCTTATCGGGTATCGGATGCTGCCCGTTTCTGCTTTGCCGCAAGTGGATTATCCAACCATTCAGGTCGTCACACTTTATCCCGGTGCTAATCCTGATGTCATGACATCTGCCGTCACTGCCCCTCTGGAACGCCAGTTTGGGCAGATGTCTGGTTTGAAACAAATGTCATCCAGAAGTTCTGGTGGGGCTTCAGTGATTACGCTGGTGTTTCAGCTTTCATTGCCATTGGATGTCGCAGAGCAGGATGTACAGGCGGCAATTAATTCCGCCAGTAACCTACTCCCTGAAGATTTACCCTATCCCCCTATTTATAGTAAGGTTAACCCAGCTGATCCCCCGGTATTGACCTTGGCCGTCACCTCTGATGCTCAACCAATGACACAAGTACAAGATATGGTGGAAACCCGTGTGGCCCAACGTATCTCTCAGGTCAGTGGTGTTGGTCTGGTCACTCTGGCGGGTGGTCAACGGCCCGCTGTGCGAGTGAAATTGAATGCACAGGCCATAGCATCTCAGGGTTTGGACAGTGATGTGATCCGCTCCGCCATCATGAAAGCCAATGTGAATTCAGCAAAAGGGAGTTTTGACGGGCCGACACGCTCCATCACCATTTCATCCAACGATCAGATGAAATCTGTCGATGATTACCGCAATTTAATTGTGGCATACAAAAATGATGCGCCAATTCGTTTGCGTGATGTTGCCAGTATTGAACAGGGAGCGGAAAACAACAAATTGGGTGCATGGGCGAATGAAAAACCCGCCATTGTTATCAATGTTCAACGCCAGCCCGGGGCAAACGTTATTGATACAACGGATAATATTCGTGCCATGCTGCCGGAATTGATCAGCAGTCTGCCCAAATCAGTCAAAGTCGATGTACTGACCGATCGTACTGTCACAATCCGTCATTCAGTCAAGGATGTTCAATTTGAGCTGCTACTGGCTATTGCGCTGGTTATCATGGTGATTTACCTGTTTTTGCGCAATGTCACTGCAACCTTGATCCCCAGTATTGCCGTTCCCCTCTCTCTGGTGGGAACATTCGCTGTCATGTATTTTTGCGGCTTTTCGGTCAATAACCTCACACTAATGGCATTAACTATCGCAACAGGCTTCGTTGTCGATGATGCCATCGTCGTGATAGAAAATATCTCCCGTTATATTGAACGGGGAGAAAAACCACTGGCAGCCGCGCTCAAAGGGGCGGGAGAAATTGGTTTTACGATCATCTCTCTGACTTTTTCATTAATCGCTGTTTTAATCCCATTACTGTTCATGGGAGACATTGTCGGTCGTCTATTCCGGGAATTCGCAATTACTCTGGCGGTCGCAATTTTAATTTCTGCTGTTGTGTCATTGACCTTAACGCCAATGATGTGCGCAAGAATGTTGAAATCCGAAGCTGAGATTAAACATAATCGCTTCGAGCAAGCCTGTGAGCGTTTCTTTGAACGTATGATCGAAATATATGCCGTTTTTCTGAAACGTGTATTAAACCATCCCTGGATTACACTCGGCGTCGCATTCGGAACGATGTTTTTAACCGCCCTGCTCTACATCATGATCCCTAAAGGATTTTTTCCCTTGCAAGACAATGGGCTGATTCAGGGCACGTTAGAAACCCCCCAATCCATTTCATTCAATGCAATGACGGAAAAACAGAGACAAGTCACTCGCTTGTTATTACAAGATCCTGCCGTAGACAATGTCACAACATTTATCGGCGTTGACGGTAATAACCCGACACTGAATAACGCCCGTCTCCAAATTACGTTGAAACCCATCAGTCAACGTGATGATCATATTGATGAAGTGATTCCTCGTTTACAGGCTCGCATTGCCAACGTACCTAATGCCACGTTATATCTGCAACCAACACAGGATTTGACCATTGATACTCAGGTGTCCCGTACACAATACCAATTTACATTGCAAGCAACATCCCTTGATGAACTCAGTATCTGGGTGCCTAAGTTACAAAATGCCCTGAAACAACGGCCAGAGCTGGCGGACATCGGCAACAATTGGCAAGATCAGGGGTTAGTCGCTTATCTCAACGTAAATCGTGATCTGGCCAGCCGATTCGGGATCTCTATGGCAGCCGTGGATAATGCCTTGTATAACGCATTTGGTCAGCGTTTGATTTCAACCATTTATACACAATCAAATCAGTATCGGGTTATCCTTGAGCAAGATACGAACAATACTTCAGGTCTGGACGCACTCAACAATCTTTATCTGACGGGAAATGACGGCAAAATGGTGCCATTTAATGCCCTTGCGACTATCGAACAGCGTCTGGGACATTTATCTATCAACCACTTGCAACAATTTCCTTCGGTCACATTTTCGTTCAATGTTGCGAAGGGTTCGTCTCTTGAACAAGCGGTTAATGCCGTTCAGGAAACAGAGCATGCGATCCAGATGCCAAAAAGCATTGTCACGCAATTCCAGGGGGCAACACTGGCATTTCAGGATGCACTCAGTAATACGCTGTGGCTGATTTTGGCTGCTGTTGTCGCAATGTATATTGTGCTCGGCGTCTTGTATGAAAGTTTTATTCATCCCGTCACCATCTTGTCTACTTTGCCGACTGCGGGTGTTGGTGCTTTATTAGCGTTGATGGTCGGTGGATACGAATTAGATATTATCGCCATTATAGGGATTATTCTTCTGATCGGTATTGTGAAGAAAAATGCCATCATGATGATCGACTTCGCATTAGCCGCAGAGCGAGAGCAGGGCATGACGCCTTATGAAGCCATTTATCAAGCCTGCTTGCTACGTTTCAGACCCATATTGATGACAACAATGGCTGCGCTACTGGGCGCTTTGCCGCTGATGCTGAGTACGGGTATTGGTGCAGAATTGCGGCGTCCATTAGGCGTCAGCATGGTGGGAGGTTTGATCATGAGCCAAATTTTGACGTTGTTCACGACGCCGGTTATTTATCTGCTGTTTGATCAGTTAGCACATTATTTCCGGAAAAATAAGCAGCATGATCAGGACGCTCCTTCTAATCCTGTAAAGTTGGATAAATCCTCAGTCAATCATCAGGAGCCGCTGTGA